One part of the Streptomyces lienomycini genome encodes these proteins:
- a CDS encoding AMP-binding protein — MPHQTIADLLLARAGDDHPGLLTRERTWTWGEVVDESAARAALAAELRTEGPFHIGVLLDNVPEYVFWLGGAALAGAAVIGINPTRRGAELAREVRHTECQLIVTDRAGLDLLDGLDVGVKRDRFLVVDDPGYATGLAAHAGRGPAHAAPDVTATTTMLLLLTSGTTGTSKAAICSQGRLAALGAANSAKYDITRADTCYCPMPLFHGNALMALWAPALSAGATIALTRKFSASGFLPDVRHYGATYFTYVGKAIGYVLALPETPDDADNRLTHAFGTEASPEDADRFLARFGCRLVEGYGSSEGAGMLKRVADGPVGALGRPARDGVRIVDPTTRRTCPPALLDAYGRVRNPEEAIGEIVDTEGAARFEGYWNNEAANAERVRHGWYWTGDLGYVDEAGYFYFAGRSGDWIRVDGENISALLTERVLRRHPGVVAAGVFGVPDPRSGDQVMAAVEIPDGTRFEDLDLPGFLARQEDLGTKGAPRYVRVSHALPTTGSNKLRRKEMQLDGWRTDDPVYRWTGRGGPAYAPMTDDDKTALRDEFLANGRGRFLP, encoded by the coding sequence TTGCCACACCAGACGATTGCCGACCTGCTGCTCGCCCGCGCCGGGGACGACCACCCGGGCCTGCTGACCCGCGAACGGACCTGGACCTGGGGCGAGGTGGTCGACGAGAGCGCCGCCCGCGCCGCCCTGGCCGCCGAACTGCGCACCGAGGGGCCGTTCCACATCGGCGTACTCCTCGACAACGTGCCCGAGTACGTGTTCTGGCTCGGCGGAGCCGCCCTGGCCGGCGCGGCCGTCATCGGCATCAACCCGACCCGGCGCGGCGCCGAACTCGCACGCGAAGTGCGGCACACCGAGTGCCAGTTGATCGTCACCGACCGGGCCGGTCTCGACCTGCTCGACGGCCTGGACGTCGGTGTGAAGCGCGACCGCTTCCTCGTCGTCGACGACCCCGGGTACGCGACCGGCCTCGCCGCCCACGCCGGGCGGGGACCCGCGCACGCCGCCCCGGACGTCACGGCCACCACGACCATGCTGCTCCTGCTCACCTCCGGCACCACCGGCACCTCCAAGGCGGCCATCTGCTCGCAGGGCAGGCTCGCCGCGCTCGGCGCCGCCAACAGCGCCAAGTACGACATCACCCGCGCCGACACCTGCTACTGCCCGATGCCGCTGTTCCACGGCAACGCCCTGATGGCCCTGTGGGCGCCGGCCCTCAGCGCGGGCGCCACCATCGCCCTCACCCGCAAGTTCTCCGCGTCCGGCTTCCTGCCCGACGTCCGCCACTACGGCGCCACCTACTTCACCTACGTCGGCAAGGCCATCGGCTACGTCCTCGCGCTGCCCGAGACACCGGACGACGCCGACAACCGGCTCACCCACGCCTTCGGCACCGAGGCCTCGCCCGAGGACGCCGACCGGTTCCTGGCCCGGTTCGGCTGCCGTCTCGTCGAAGGGTACGGGTCCAGCGAGGGCGCCGGCATGCTCAAGCGCGTCGCCGACGGACCGGTGGGCGCCCTCGGCAGACCCGCCCGCGACGGCGTCCGCATCGTCGACCCGACGACCCGCCGGACCTGTCCGCCCGCCCTGCTCGACGCCTACGGCCGGGTGCGCAACCCCGAGGAGGCCATCGGCGAGATCGTCGACACCGAGGGCGCCGCCCGCTTCGAGGGCTACTGGAACAACGAGGCGGCCAACGCCGAACGGGTCAGGCACGGCTGGTACTGGACCGGTGACCTCGGCTACGTGGACGAGGCCGGCTACTTCTACTTCGCGGGCCGCTCCGGGGACTGGATCCGCGTCGACGGCGAGAACATCTCCGCGCTGCTCACCGAACGCGTCCTGCGCAGGCACCCGGGCGTCGTCGCCGCCGGCGTCTTCGGCGTGCCCGACCCCCGCTCCGGCGACCAGGTGATGGCCGCCGTCGAGATCCCCGACGGCACCCGCTTCGAGGACCTGGACCTGCCCGGATTCCTCGCCCGCCAGGAGGACCTGGGCACCAAGGGCGCCCCGCGCTACGTCCGCGTCTCGCACGCGCTGCCCACCACGGGCTCCAACAAGCTGCGCAGGAAGGAGATGCAGCTCGACGGCTGGCGCACCGACGACCCCGTATACCGCTGGACGGGCCGCGGCGGCCCCGCGTACGCGCCGATGACCGACGACGACAAGACCGCCCTGCGCGACGAGTTCCTCGCCAACGGCCGCGGACGCTTCCTGCCCTGA
- a CDS encoding acyl-CoA dehydrogenase family protein — protein MHLRESAAHRELRRELRAYFAGLMPEDERRRVGEEGVGGDRFREVVKRLGADGWLGIGWPTEYGGQGRSVEDQYVFFDEVQRAGLPFPFVTVNTVGPTLMAHGSEEHRRRFLPGILSGDIVFAIGYTEPEAGTDLASLTTRAVRDGDTYVVDGSKIFTSGANTADYVWLAARTDPDAPKHQGISILIVPTTDEGFDWSPIRTVGGMVVTATYYSGVRVPAADVVGEVNGGWRLITAQLNHERIGLAALGGRMIQLWERVLDWAKENGTADIPWVRQEFARTHARLEAMRLMNWKMTGAVAADTLTGADAGAAKAYGTETHIAVQRGLTQILGAAGRIRPESPGAVLAGQIEQLSRQGVVNTFGGGVNEILRDMVATQGLGLPRKGRGA, from the coding sequence ATGCACCTGCGTGAGAGCGCCGCGCACCGCGAGCTGCGGCGGGAACTGCGGGCCTACTTCGCGGGCCTGATGCCCGAGGACGAACGCCGCCGCGTCGGCGAGGAGGGCGTCGGCGGCGACCGCTTCCGCGAGGTCGTCAAACGGCTCGGCGCCGACGGCTGGCTGGGCATCGGCTGGCCCACCGAGTACGGCGGCCAGGGCCGGTCCGTCGAGGACCAGTACGTGTTCTTCGACGAGGTCCAGCGGGCCGGGCTGCCCTTCCCCTTCGTCACCGTCAACACGGTCGGCCCCACCCTCATGGCGCACGGGTCCGAGGAGCACCGCAGGCGGTTCCTGCCCGGCATCCTCTCCGGCGACATCGTGTTCGCCATCGGCTACACCGAGCCCGAGGCAGGCACCGACCTCGCCTCGCTGACCACCCGGGCCGTACGCGACGGCGACACCTACGTCGTGGACGGCTCCAAGATCTTCACCAGCGGCGCCAACACCGCCGACTACGTGTGGCTCGCCGCCCGCACCGACCCGGACGCCCCCAAACACCAGGGCATCTCCATCCTCATCGTGCCCACCACCGACGAGGGCTTCGACTGGAGCCCCATCCGCACGGTGGGCGGCATGGTCGTCACCGCCACCTACTACAGCGGCGTACGCGTCCCCGCGGCCGACGTCGTCGGCGAGGTGAACGGCGGCTGGCGGCTGATCACGGCCCAGCTGAACCACGAGCGCATCGGCCTCGCCGCCCTAGGCGGCCGCATGATCCAGCTCTGGGAACGCGTCCTGGACTGGGCGAAGGAGAACGGCACGGCCGACATCCCCTGGGTGCGCCAGGAGTTCGCCCGCACCCACGCCCGGCTGGAGGCGATGCGGCTGATGAACTGGAAGATGACCGGTGCCGTCGCCGCCGACACCCTGACCGGCGCCGACGCGGGCGCCGCCAAGGCGTACGGCACCGAGACCCACATCGCCGTCCAGCGCGGCCTGACGCAGATCCTCGGCGCGGCCGGCCGCATCCGGCCCGAGTCACCGGGCGCCGTCCTCGCCGGACAGATCGAACAGCTCTCCCGGCAGGGCGTCGTGAACACCTTCGGCGGCGGCGTCAACGAGATCCTGCGCGACATGGTCGCCACCCAGGGCCTCGGCCTGCCGCGCAAGGGGCGTGGCGCGTGA
- a CDS encoding acyl-CoA dehydrogenase family protein, producing the protein MDFSLGEELEAVRDLAREIFTDRATPERLREVETSPTRTDTRLWADLASAGLLGAVLPEADGGAGLGMAGLCVLLEEQGRRVAPVPLWPALVGGLAVAAHGTPRQRAELLPGLASGEVRPTVALEEFGPADPLTPRTRATPDDTVQHGPRWRLTGTKAVVPAPDGARHVLVTATTDAGPGLFLVASDAPGLTREPAETTTHDMSGHLALDGAPAEAVGTPGDGAVAALVRDASVALAAVQVGVAQGALRYAADHLGGRLQFGRPLATFQAVQHQLADCYIDIDAMRVTLWQAVDALREPFDAADADRAALVAKWWATEAGLNTVHRVQHVHGGIGVDTDYPVHRHFLWGKQISTTLGGAGADLERLGALLTGAAVAS; encoded by the coding sequence ATGGATTTCTCCCTGGGAGAAGAGCTCGAAGCGGTCCGTGACCTGGCGCGGGAGATCTTCACCGACCGAGCGACGCCCGAGCGGCTGCGCGAGGTGGAGACCTCACCCACCCGGACCGACACCCGTCTCTGGGCGGACCTGGCCTCGGCCGGACTGCTCGGCGCCGTACTGCCGGAGGCGGACGGCGGCGCGGGACTCGGCATGGCGGGGCTCTGCGTCCTCCTCGAGGAGCAGGGCCGCAGGGTGGCACCGGTACCGCTGTGGCCGGCCCTGGTCGGTGGTCTCGCCGTCGCCGCGCACGGCACCCCGCGACAGCGGGCGGAGCTGCTGCCGGGCCTCGCGAGCGGCGAGGTACGGCCGACCGTCGCGCTGGAGGAGTTCGGTCCCGCCGACCCGCTCACGCCCCGCACCAGGGCGACGCCGGACGACACGGTCCAGCACGGCCCGCGCTGGCGGCTGACCGGCACCAAGGCCGTCGTACCCGCGCCGGACGGCGCCCGGCACGTCCTGGTCACCGCGACCACCGACGCGGGCCCCGGCCTGTTCCTGGTCGCCTCGGACGCCCCCGGGCTGACCCGGGAACCCGCCGAGACCACCACGCACGACATGAGCGGCCACCTCGCCCTCGACGGCGCCCCGGCCGAAGCCGTGGGCACACCCGGCGACGGCGCCGTGGCGGCACTGGTCCGCGACGCCTCCGTGGCGCTGGCCGCCGTCCAGGTGGGCGTGGCCCAGGGCGCCCTGCGGTACGCGGCCGACCATCTGGGCGGACGCCTGCAGTTCGGCCGCCCGCTGGCCACCTTCCAGGCCGTGCAGCACCAACTCGCCGACTGCTACATCGACATCGACGCGATGCGGGTCACGCTGTGGCAGGCCGTGGACGCGCTGCGGGAACCGTTCGACGCCGCGGACGCCGACCGGGCCGCCCTGGTCGCCAAGTGGTGGGCCACCGAGGCCGGTCTGAACACCGTCCACCGCGTCCAGCACGTGCACGGCGGCATCGGCGTCGACACCGACTACCCGGTGCACCGCCACTTCCTGTGGGGCAAGCAGATCTCCACCACCCTGGGCGGCGCGGGCGCCGACCTGGAGCGGCTCGGCGCCCTGCTGACCGGCGCGGCGGTGGCCTCATGA
- a CDS encoding bifunctional MaoC family dehydratase N-terminal/OB-fold nucleic acid binding domain-containing protein, producing MTGREDTGRDAGYEERLRAFTGRELRPLTPAQDPVNQPMIRHWTEAMGDTNPVHTDAGAARATGRGGVVAPASMIQAWTMRGYAATVSPPAGRDGFDELVDLLDEGGYTSVVATDSEFTFLRELEPGDHVAVRETVESISAEKRTGLGTGRFVTTLKTYTDQHGETVATQRWRTLRFRPAPAAAPEPEPLTEPAPPPALRPRPAINRDNAFFFDGARQHRLLVQRCAACSALRHPPGPCCPECNSLEWDTVEASGHGHVYSYVVNHHPRHPAFDFPLLVAVVELAEGTRLITNLTGVAPDDVAIGMPVVLDWLDADPDLTLPVFRPAPTEAP from the coding sequence GTGACCGGGCGGGAGGACACCGGTCGGGACGCCGGGTACGAGGAGCGGCTGCGGGCCTTCACCGGACGCGAGCTGCGCCCCCTCACCCCGGCCCAGGACCCGGTCAACCAGCCGATGATCCGGCACTGGACGGAGGCGATGGGCGACACCAACCCCGTCCACACCGACGCCGGGGCGGCCCGTGCGACCGGACGCGGGGGCGTGGTGGCACCGGCCTCGATGATCCAGGCATGGACGATGCGCGGCTACGCCGCAACCGTCTCCCCGCCGGCCGGGCGGGACGGCTTCGACGAACTGGTCGACCTCCTCGACGAGGGCGGCTACACCTCCGTGGTGGCCACCGACTCGGAGTTCACCTTCCTGCGCGAGCTGGAGCCCGGTGACCACGTCGCCGTCCGCGAGACCGTGGAGTCGATCTCGGCGGAGAAGCGGACCGGGCTGGGCACCGGCAGGTTCGTCACCACCCTCAAGACGTACACCGACCAGCACGGCGAGACCGTCGCCACCCAGCGCTGGCGCACCCTCCGGTTCCGCCCGGCACCGGCAGCGGCTCCAGAGCCGGAACCGCTGACGGAGCCCGCCCCGCCCCCGGCCCTGCGGCCCCGCCCGGCCATCAACCGGGACAACGCCTTCTTCTTCGACGGCGCCAGGCAGCACCGGCTGCTCGTCCAGCGCTGCGCCGCCTGCTCCGCCCTGCGCCACCCGCCGGGCCCCTGCTGCCCGGAGTGCAACTCGCTGGAGTGGGACACCGTCGAGGCCTCCGGCCACGGTCACGTGTACAGCTACGTCGTCAACCACCACCCGCGCCACCCGGCCTTCGACTTCCCCCTGCTCGTCGCGGTCGTCGAACTCGCCGAGGGCACCCGCCTCATCACCAACCTGACCGGGGTCGCGCCCGACGACGTCGCGATCGGCATGCCCGTGGTCCTCGACTGGCTCGACGCCGACCCCGATCTGACCCTGCCGGTGTTCCGGCCCGCCCCGACGGAGGCACCCTGA
- a CDS encoding MaoC family dehydratase → MSPVQDTTPAVPATRAYAEVAVGDVLPDLAIPVTRTLIVATALASRDYQDVHHDPGLARERGSKDVFMNILTSNGLVERYVTGWAGPAAVVKAIRIRLGAPNHPGDTMVLTGTVTAKSDADHHVDVAVKGTNGIGAHVTGTVTVRLPGEATP, encoded by the coding sequence ATGAGCCCCGTCCAGGACACCACTCCTGCCGTCCCCGCCACCCGCGCCTACGCCGAGGTCGCCGTCGGCGACGTACTGCCGGACCTGGCGATCCCGGTGACACGCACCCTGATCGTCGCGACGGCGCTCGCGAGCCGCGACTACCAGGACGTGCACCACGACCCCGGACTCGCCCGCGAGCGCGGCTCCAAGGACGTCTTCATGAACATCCTGACCAGCAACGGCCTGGTCGAGCGCTACGTCACCGGCTGGGCCGGACCCGCCGCCGTCGTCAAGGCCATCCGCATCCGGCTCGGCGCCCCCAACCACCCCGGCGACACCATGGTGCTCACCGGCACGGTCACCGCGAAGTCCGACGCGGACCACCACGTCGACGTCGCCGTCAAGGGCACCAACGGCATCGGCGCCCACGTCACCGGCACCGTGACGGTGCGCCTGCCCGGGGAGGCGACGCCATGA
- a CDS encoding SDR family NAD(P)-dependent oxidoreductase — protein sequence MTNPVRNLDGKVALVSGAGQGVGQGIALALASEGARIAVLGRTAAKLEATCELLRARGAEAEPFVLDVLDTDRIPGTVDAVAARFGGLDILVNNAYTGCYGPLLSLSGAQFRKGFESGPFAAFAFMNAAHPHLKRNGGAIVNVVTSAMVRWDLSTYGAYAAAKTALRTLTRAAANEWGRDGIRVNAIAPHAVSPAYATWQDAHPEEAAEFSATIPLGYVGDCERDIGRAVVMLCGPDARYLTGATVPLDGGQANFD from the coding sequence ATGACGAATCCGGTACGGAACCTCGACGGCAAGGTGGCCCTCGTCAGCGGCGCCGGCCAGGGCGTGGGACAGGGCATCGCCCTCGCGCTGGCCTCCGAGGGCGCCCGCATCGCCGTCCTCGGGCGCACCGCGGCCAAACTGGAGGCGACCTGCGAGCTGCTGCGGGCCAGGGGAGCGGAGGCGGAGCCGTTCGTCCTCGACGTGCTGGACACGGACCGCATCCCCGGCACCGTCGACGCCGTCGCCGCGCGCTTCGGCGGCCTCGACATCCTGGTCAACAACGCCTACACCGGCTGCTACGGACCGCTGCTGTCGCTGTCCGGCGCCCAGTTCCGCAAGGGCTTCGAGAGCGGACCGTTCGCGGCGTTCGCCTTCATGAACGCCGCGCACCCCCACCTGAAGCGGAACGGCGGAGCGATCGTCAACGTCGTCACCTCCGCCATGGTCCGCTGGGACCTGAGCACCTACGGGGCCTACGCGGCGGCCAAGACCGCCCTGCGCACCCTCACCAGGGCCGCCGCCAACGAGTGGGGCCGCGACGGCATCCGCGTCAACGCCATCGCCCCGCACGCCGTGTCACCCGCCTACGCCACGTGGCAGGACGCCCACCCGGAGGAGGCCGCCGAGTTCAGCGCGACCATCCCGCTGGGCTACGTCGGCGACTGCGAACGGGACATCGGGCGGGCCGTGGTGATGCTGTGCGGACCGGACGCCCGCTACCTGACCGGCGCCACGGTGCCGCTCGACGGCGGGCAGGCCAACTTCGACTGA
- a CDS encoding PaaI family thioesterase: MNARAADEAARSGSAAEGTPEPAPTPVTGPRLVAEPRTDGVDAAVAAARRLVTALLRAGDGTGADMTEIAARLDAVTGRLTEKAPTVPERLAEMWRGEGVTRHDPVTGPENAIAPPLVLHGREDRSIEGVVTLDLPYQGPPGHVHGGVSALLLDHTLGVANHWAGTSGMTAELTLRYLRPTPLFEPLTVTGRQVSVDGSRIRTVGEITAGGRVCVTAEGLFVNKQLPRPS, from the coding sequence GTGAACGCCCGCGCCGCAGACGAAGCCGCCCGGTCCGGATCAGCCGCCGAAGGCACCCCGGAACCCGCGCCCACGCCCGTCACGGGCCCCCGCCTCGTGGCCGAGCCCCGCACCGACGGCGTCGACGCCGCGGTCGCCGCCGCCCGCCGCCTGGTCACCGCCCTGCTGCGGGCCGGTGACGGAACCGGCGCCGACATGACCGAGATCGCCGCACGCCTCGACGCCGTCACCGGCCGGCTCACCGAGAAGGCCCCCACCGTCCCCGAACGCCTCGCCGAGATGTGGCGCGGCGAGGGCGTCACCCGCCACGACCCCGTCACCGGCCCGGAGAACGCCATAGCCCCGCCGCTCGTCCTGCACGGCCGGGAGGACCGCTCCATCGAGGGCGTCGTCACCCTCGACCTGCCCTACCAGGGCCCGCCCGGCCACGTGCACGGCGGCGTCTCGGCGCTGCTCCTCGACCACACCCTGGGCGTCGCCAACCACTGGGCGGGCACCTCGGGGATGACCGCCGAACTCACCCTGCGCTACCTGCGGCCCACCCCGCTGTTCGAGCCCCTCACCGTCACCGGGCGGCAGGTCTCGGTGGACGGCTCGCGGATCCGCACGGTCGGCGAGATCACGGCCGGCGGCCGGGTCTGCGTCACCGCGGAGGGCCTGTTCGTCAACAAGCAGCTGCCGCGGCCGAGCTGA
- a CDS encoding MaoC/PaaZ C-terminal domain-containing protein, whose amino-acid sequence MPIDRDKALRADPSVREIRWTTRDVLLYHLSLGAGGAAATDPELHLTYEKNLLVLPTFALVAGTGPSAGEAPAPGLEMPGVDVDLRAVLHAGQGLRVHRPLPASGTATLRSRVAEVWDKGKAALVVLESAATGADGAPLWTTTTRIWARGEGGFGGGPGPEEHTAAPERPADTVLTTATTPQQALWYRLNGDLNPLHADPAFARSAGFERPILHGLASYGLVAKALVDGVLNGDVSRLTGLTVRFAGPLVPGESIVTSVWRDGPPDDDGTQRLLLHAACPERDDAPVLTHATATVRP is encoded by the coding sequence ATGCCCATCGACCGCGACAAGGCGCTGCGCGCGGACCCCTCCGTCCGCGAGATCCGCTGGACCACGCGCGACGTTCTCCTCTACCACCTGAGCCTGGGCGCCGGCGGCGCCGCGGCCACCGACCCCGAGCTGCACCTGACCTACGAGAAGAACCTCCTGGTGCTGCCCACCTTCGCCCTGGTGGCCGGCACCGGCCCCTCCGCCGGGGAGGCGCCCGCGCCGGGTCTGGAGATGCCCGGCGTCGACGTCGACCTGCGCGCCGTACTCCACGCCGGACAGGGCCTGCGGGTGCACCGCCCCCTGCCCGCCTCGGGCACCGCGACCCTGCGCTCCCGCGTCGCCGAGGTGTGGGACAAGGGCAAGGCCGCGCTCGTCGTCCTGGAGTCGGCGGCCACCGGCGCCGACGGCGCACCGCTGTGGACCACGACCACCCGCATCTGGGCCCGCGGCGAGGGCGGCTTCGGCGGCGGCCCCGGCCCCGAGGAACACACGGCGGCACCGGAACGCCCCGCCGACACCGTCCTCACCACCGCCACCACACCCCAACAGGCCCTGTGGTACCGGCTCAACGGCGACCTCAACCCGCTCCACGCCGACCCCGCCTTCGCCCGCTCGGCCGGTTTCGAACGGCCGATCCTGCACGGCCTCGCCTCCTACGGACTGGTCGCCAAAGCCCTGGTCGACGGCGTCCTCAACGGCGACGTCAGCCGCCTCACCGGCCTCACCGTGCGCTTCGCGGGACCCCTCGTCCCCGGCGAGTCCATCGTGACGTCCGTGTGGCGCGACGGACCACCGGACGACGACGGCACCCAGCGGCTCCTGCTGCACGCCGCCTGCCCCGAGCGCGACGACGCGCCCGTGCTCACCCACGCGACGGCGACGGTGCGCCCGTGA
- a CDS encoding acyl-CoA dehydrogenase, with the protein MTIGLTQEHRDLRDAVRAFANRHITENTLREAADADKEILPGHFNGLAEQGLLGLHLPEDAGGAGYGLVELAVVTEELGRAMAPGPFLPTTLASAVLHAAGHRTHLAALASGTSVGAVALAPGTLALTRAADGTATLTGTSELVVGGHLADVFVLPAADGGRTTWLVLPRAAVDTTDVRSHDLTRRSSRVTARSVPVPAADLLALEPERPRDLAATLFAAEASGIADRCVTTASDYARVREQFGRPIGQFQGVKHRCARMLAQAEQARACAWDAARAGDPGGADPGEAALAAAVAGAVAVEAAFVTAKDCVQVLGGIGFTWEHDAHLALRRAQTLRVALGPTAAWRRRVARLALDGTRRKLGVELPPEAETVREGIRAELREAAALEGRDRSVHLADHGYTAPHLPAPWGKGADPVTQLVIAEELDAADLTPVDMIIGGWVVPTLIAHGDDTQRERFLAPSLRGDIRWCQLFSEPGAGSDLAGLTTRAEKTEGGWRINGQKVWTSMARDAHWGVLLARTDTGVPKHKGISYFLLDMTSPGLDIRPLRQITGESEFNEVFLDDVFVPDDLLVGTPGDGWKLARTTLANERVALSHDAVGSGAETLLEIAACGGPDFDGLDGERLTTLGGHLCDAQTGALLALRTTLRTVSGQQPGAEASIAKLLGVEDQQRVWETCVDWQADAALTGEGERHDAMWMFLNSRCLSIAGGTTEVQLNIIGERLLGLPRDPEPTRKG; encoded by the coding sequence ATGACCATCGGGCTCACCCAGGAGCACCGCGACCTGCGCGACGCCGTACGCGCCTTCGCGAACCGGCACATCACCGAGAACACCCTCCGCGAGGCGGCCGACGCCGACAAGGAGATCCTCCCCGGCCACTTCAACGGCCTCGCCGAGCAGGGGCTGCTCGGACTGCACCTGCCGGAGGACGCGGGCGGCGCCGGATACGGGCTGGTCGAACTCGCCGTCGTCACCGAGGAACTGGGGCGGGCCATGGCGCCCGGACCCTTCCTGCCGACGACGCTCGCCTCCGCCGTCCTGCACGCCGCCGGACACCGCACCCACCTCGCCGCGCTCGCCTCCGGCACCTCCGTCGGCGCCGTCGCGCTCGCCCCCGGCACCCTCGCCCTCACCCGCGCCGCCGACGGCACGGCCACCCTCACCGGCACCTCCGAACTCGTCGTCGGCGGCCACCTCGCCGACGTGTTCGTGCTGCCCGCCGCCGACGGGGGCCGCACCACCTGGCTCGTGCTGCCCCGCGCCGCCGTCGACACCACCGACGTCCGCAGCCACGACCTCACCCGCCGCTCCTCCCGGGTGACGGCGCGCTCGGTGCCCGTCCCGGCCGCCGACCTCCTCGCCCTCGAACCGGAGCGCCCCCGGGACCTCGCCGCCACCCTGTTCGCCGCCGAGGCCTCCGGCATCGCCGACCGCTGCGTCACCACCGCCTCCGACTACGCCCGGGTGCGCGAGCAGTTCGGGCGTCCCATCGGCCAGTTCCAGGGCGTCAAGCACCGCTGCGCCCGCATGCTCGCCCAGGCCGAGCAGGCCCGCGCCTGCGCCTGGGACGCCGCCCGCGCCGGCGACCCGGGCGGCGCGGACCCCGGCGAGGCCGCGCTGGCCGCCGCCGTGGCCGGTGCCGTCGCCGTCGAGGCCGCGTTCGTCACCGCCAAGGACTGCGTCCAGGTGCTCGGCGGCATCGGCTTCACCTGGGAACACGACGCCCACCTCGCGCTGCGCCGCGCCCAGACCCTGCGCGTCGCCCTCGGCCCCACCGCCGCCTGGCGCCGCCGCGTCGCCCGCCTCGCCCTGGACGGCACCCGGCGCAAGCTGGGCGTGGAACTGCCGCCGGAGGCCGAGACCGTGCGCGAGGGCATCCGCGCCGAACTGCGGGAGGCCGCCGCCCTGGAGGGCAGGGACCGCTCCGTCCACCTCGCCGACCACGGCTACACCGCCCCGCACCTGCCCGCCCCCTGGGGCAAGGGCGCCGACCCGGTGACCCAGCTCGTCATCGCCGAGGAACTGGACGCCGCGGACCTCACCCCCGTCGACATGATCATCGGCGGCTGGGTGGTGCCCACCCTCATCGCCCACGGCGACGACACCCAGCGCGAGCGGTTCCTCGCCCCGAGCCTGCGCGGCGACATCCGCTGGTGCCAGCTCTTCAGCGAACCCGGCGCGGGCTCCGACCTCGCCGGACTCACCACCCGCGCCGAGAAGACCGAGGGCGGCTGGCGCATCAACGGGCAGAAGGTGTGGACGTCCATGGCCCGAGACGCCCACTGGGGCGTCCTGCTCGCCCGCACCGACACCGGCGTGCCCAAGCACAAGGGCATCTCGTACTTCCTCCTCGACATGACCAGCCCCGGCCTGGACATCCGGCCGCTGCGGCAGATCACCGGGGAGTCCGAGTTCAACGAGGTCTTCCTCGACGACGTGTTCGTCCCCGACGACCTGCTCGTCGGCACGCCCGGCGACGGCTGGAAACTCGCCCGCACCACCCTCGCCAACGAACGCGTCGCCCTCTCCCACGACGCCGTCGGCTCCGGCGCCGAAACCCTGCTGGAGATCGCCGCCTGCGGCGGACCGGACTTTGACGGCCTGGACGGGGAACGCCTCACCACCCTCGGCGGCCACCTCTGCGACGCCCAGACCGGCGCCCTCCTCGCCCTGCGCACCACCCTGCGCACCGTCTCCGGACAGCAGCCCGGCGCCGAGGCGTCCATCGCCAAACTCCTCGGGGTCGAGGACCAGCAGCGGGTCTGGGAGACCTGCGTGGACTGGCAGGCCGACGCCGCGCTCACCGGCGAGGGCGAACGCCACGACGCCATGTGGATGTTCCTCAACTCCCGCTGCCTGTCCATCGCGGGCGGCACCACCGAGGTCCAGCTGAACATCATCGGCGAGCGCCTCCTCGGCCTGCCCCGCGACCCCGAGCCCACCCGGAAAGGCTGA